A window of Caldalkalibacillus uzonensis contains these coding sequences:
- a CDS encoding TRAP transporter large permease yields MEAALQVGLLLFVSFFILLFIGVPIPVSIGIASLLAALLVLPIDIVLFTAAQKMVGGINSFALLAVIFFILSGSIMNNGGIALRLVNLAKLISGRLPGSLAHTNVVGNMLFGSISGSAVASAAAIGSIMAPLQAKEGYNKAYSAAVNIASAPVGLLIPPSGVFILYSLVSGGTSISALFMAGYIPGFLMGIAVMIVAYYIAKKENYPVSPRVSFKEAMKIILDAIPSLLLIVIVIGGIVAGIFTATEGAAVAVLYSFILSLIYRSLRLRDIPKILRETIVMTGIVLFLVGASSIMSWVMTIAGIPAALSNAILAISDNYFVVMFIMTVVLLIIGTFMDLTPAVLIFTPIFLPIAVQLGIDPVHFGVLMVFNLGIGIMTPPVGSCLFIGCSVGRVSIEEVIKPLLLFFITLIITLFLVTYIPQISLFIPRLLGLI; encoded by the coding sequence ATGGAGGCAGCGCTTCAAGTAGGTTTGCTGCTATTTGTCAGTTTTTTTATCCTTCTATTCATCGGTGTCCCCATACCTGTTAGCATTGGCATTGCTTCGTTGTTGGCGGCATTGCTTGTGCTTCCCATAGATATCGTTTTGTTTACCGCTGCTCAAAAAATGGTGGGTGGGATAAACAGTTTTGCCCTTTTAGCCGTTATTTTCTTTATTTTATCAGGAAGCATTATGAATAATGGTGGCATTGCTTTACGACTGGTGAACTTGGCTAAGCTGATCAGTGGCAGATTGCCAGGTTCCCTGGCGCACACCAACGTGGTAGGGAATATGCTTTTCGGTTCCATATCCGGCTCAGCCGTTGCTTCAGCAGCGGCTATTGGCAGCATCATGGCCCCATTGCAAGCGAAAGAAGGTTATAACAAGGCGTATTCTGCAGCGGTCAACATTGCTTCAGCTCCAGTTGGATTACTGATACCTCCAAGCGGTGTTTTTATTCTTTACTCCCTTGTGAGTGGAGGAACATCCATATCTGCGCTATTTATGGCGGGATATATACCTGGTTTCCTGATGGGAATTGCTGTTATGATTGTTGCTTATTATATCGCAAAAAAGGAGAATTATCCCGTCTCTCCACGGGTCAGCTTCAAAGAAGCGATGAAAATCATTTTGGATGCCATACCCAGCTTATTGCTGATCGTGATTGTCATCGGGGGGATTGTAGCAGGTATTTTCACGGCCACTGAAGGTGCAGCGGTTGCTGTATTGTATTCCTTCATTTTGTCGCTGATCTATCGCTCTCTTAGGTTGAGAGATATACCCAAAATATTGCGGGAAACTATTGTAATGACAGGTATTGTGCTGTTTCTTGTAGGTGCTTCATCCATCATGTCTTGGGTGATGACGATTGCAGGAATACCGGCTGCGCTCAGTAATGCGATTCTTGCTATTTCCGATAATTACTTTGTAGTCATGTTTATTATGACTGTGGTTTTATTGATCATTGGGACCTTTATGGATTTAACACCGGCTGTCTTGATTTTCACACCTATCTTCCTGCCTATTGCAGTTCAATTAGGTATAGATCCAGTGCATTTTGGTGTCTTGATGGTGTTTAATTTAGGCATTGGTATCATGACCCCTCCTGTCGGTAGTTGTTTATTTATTGGTTGCAGTGTGGGGAGAGTGTCGATTGAGGAGGTAATTAAGCCGTTACTGCTTTTCTTTATAACACTTATTATTACATTATTTCTCGTAACTTACATTCCTCAAATTAGCTTGTTTATTCCGAGATTATTGGGGCTCATCTAG
- a CDS encoding glycoside hydrolase family 31 protein → MIREHYPFQFVKEQNNCFMFKLRDEPVEIRFFVLEEDIFRVLIYQDDLKLDRTWCVAPGFDDIPFEGRDRLDISPFTLPPAHSEQDGNYFYVMTKKMKAEINLDGFKISWYFKKENDWIPIARDRQTQAYNLLDSLGEGIFHYMERTADEQYYGLGEKTGNVNRYGRRFRMLNMDPMGYDAETTDPLYKHIPFYITRNMEKKYAYGLFYDNLATSVIDFGKEKDNYHGPFRYYHAEGGDLDYYFILGPSVAEVVEKFSWLTGRTAFPPKWSLGYSGSTMTYTESPNSQTALQEFVDSCEQHDILCYSFQLSSGYTTLGNKRCVFHWDRSKFPDPKALTRSFHNKGLKLCANIKPCLLTVHPDYDLLKYERMFVESRDGKEPEISQFWDGLGSYLDFTNPKTINWWKSSIKKNLLAYGIDSTWNDNNEYEIWDSKAKANGFGKTIEIGLIRPLQTLLMIKSSYEAQLEYSPNERPYLISRSGCPGMQRYAQTWSGDNYTEWKTLRYNIRMGIGLSLSGIYNFGHDVGGFAGPAPEPELFVRWVQNGIFHPRFTIHSWNDDGTVNEPWMYPEVIPFIRKLIKFRNMITPYLYQCLYEAHQHCKPIVRPTFYNFEHDPNTFKENDDFMLGDSLLVASVVDKNSYEREIYLPEHEGGWYNFHTGEWYPSGTTVIIPAPLDYTPLMVMEGAIVPVNDAEVSFSDKFADERGFYLFPYQEKGESVFHLFEDDGVSYGYRDGYFTFLHVRMICAEDQIKIEVEKEGNYSLPYKDVRFYLPDGEKRPLLINGKMVPQKRRQVYEVAIP, encoded by the coding sequence ATGATTAGAGAACACTATCCCTTTCAATTCGTAAAAGAGCAAAACAACTGCTTTATGTTTAAATTGAGAGATGAACCTGTTGAAATTCGTTTTTTTGTTCTTGAGGAGGATATATTTCGTGTATTGATTTATCAAGATGATTTGAAACTGGACAGAACATGGTGTGTTGCACCTGGGTTTGATGACATTCCTTTCGAAGGAAGGGACAGACTGGACATATCTCCATTTACTCTTCCACCAGCCCACTCTGAACAGGATGGAAATTACTTTTATGTAATGACGAAAAAAATGAAAGCAGAGATCAATCTTGATGGATTTAAAATCAGTTGGTATTTCAAAAAGGAAAATGATTGGATCCCCATTGCAAGGGACAGACAGACACAGGCTTACAATTTATTGGACAGCCTTGGTGAAGGAATATTCCATTATATGGAACGTACGGCGGATGAACAGTATTATGGATTAGGAGAAAAAACCGGAAATGTGAATCGGTATGGCCGTCGATTTAGAATGTTAAATATGGATCCTATGGGGTATGATGCGGAAACCACAGATCCTCTTTATAAACATATTCCCTTTTATATCACTAGAAATATGGAAAAAAAGTATGCTTATGGATTATTTTATGATAATTTGGCTACGTCGGTCATAGATTTTGGCAAAGAGAAGGACAATTACCATGGTCCATTCCGCTACTACCATGCAGAAGGCGGAGATTTGGACTACTACTTTATTTTGGGACCGAGCGTTGCTGAAGTGGTGGAAAAATTCTCATGGCTTACAGGAAGAACAGCGTTTCCACCGAAATGGAGCCTCGGATATTCTGGATCTACCATGACTTACACTGAATCCCCTAATTCCCAAACAGCACTGCAGGAATTTGTGGATTCTTGTGAGCAACATGATATTCTGTGTTATTCGTTCCAACTGTCTTCCGGATATACCACTTTAGGAAACAAACGTTGTGTATTTCATTGGGACCGTTCAAAATTTCCAGATCCAAAGGCGCTTACTCGTTCGTTTCATAACAAAGGTTTGAAGTTGTGCGCTAATATTAAGCCTTGCTTGCTCACTGTTCATCCTGATTATGACCTACTGAAATATGAGAGAATGTTTGTTGAGTCAAGAGATGGAAAAGAACCGGAAATAAGTCAGTTTTGGGATGGACTCGGCTCATATCTAGACTTTACTAATCCTAAAACCATAAATTGGTGGAAAAGCAGTATTAAGAAAAATTTGCTCGCTTACGGTATTGACTCTACTTGGAATGATAACAACGAATACGAAATTTGGGATAGCAAAGCTAAGGCAAATGGGTTTGGAAAAACAATTGAGATAGGCTTGATAAGGCCTCTGCAGACATTGTTAATGATTAAAAGCTCTTATGAAGCGCAGTTAGAGTATTCTCCTAATGAGCGCCCGTATTTGATCTCACGTTCAGGATGTCCGGGCATGCAACGATATGCCCAGACTTGGTCGGGAGATAACTATACAGAATGGAAAACGCTAAGATACAACATTCGTATGGGTATTGGTTTGAGTTTGTCAGGAATATATAATTTCGGGCACGATGTAGGGGGGTTTGCCGGTCCAGCTCCTGAGCCCGAGCTGTTTGTACGATGGGTTCAGAATGGCATTTTTCACCCGAGGTTTACCATTCATTCCTGGAATGATGATGGAACCGTGAATGAGCCATGGATGTACCCGGAGGTTATACCTTTTATCCGAAAACTAATTAAGTTCCGTAATATGATTACACCCTACTTGTATCAATGTCTTTATGAGGCTCACCAGCATTGTAAACCAATTGTTCGCCCAACTTTTTACAATTTTGAACATGACCCGAACACATTTAAAGAAAATGATGATTTTATGCTAGGAGACAGTCTTTTAGTGGCATCGGTGGTGGACAAAAACAGTTATGAGCGGGAAATTTATTTACCCGAACATGAAGGAGGTTGGTATAACTTTCATACGGGAGAATGGTACCCGAGTGGAACAACCGTTATAATTCCGGCTCCGTTGGATTATACGCCTTTAATGGTCATGGAAGGAGCCATCGTTCCGGTAAATGATGCAGAGGTATCATTTTCGGACAAATTTGCTGATGAAAGAGGTTTTTATCTATTTCCTTATCAGGAGAAAGGGGAGAGTGTTTTTCATCTTTTTGAGGATGATGGTGTTTCATACGGTTACAGGGATGGCTATTTTACTTTTCTACATGTACGTATGATATGTGCAGAGGATCAAATCAAGATAGAAGTTGAAAAGGAAGGTAATTATTCCCTTCCTTATAAAGACGTTCGATTTTATTTGCCTGATGGAGAAAAAAGACCGTTGTTAATCAATGGGAAGATGGTACCTCAAAAAAGGAGACAGGTATACGAAGTGGCAATTCCTTAA
- the uidA gene encoding beta-glucuronidase yields the protein MLYPRETRTRECKDLSGIWHFQADPDGHGRSFKWFSKGLPCPILMPVPSSYNEITTDPQLRDYIGDVWYERYFYVPKDWSDRRVMLRFGSVTHSGTVWVNGEEIVRNKGGFLPFEADITNVVYYGQLNHLVVCVNNELSWEMLPPGEVSFHQDADGVSRKDLHQQHDFFNYSGIHRPVYLYTTPMTYIEDVTIKTSFEGHTGFVDYQVCISQQNPSFLSDSIVKVFLYDASGNKVAEGKGEIGKIKVQDVQLWNPGDAYLYRMSVCLYDEQHVEVDHYELNIGIRTVKVEGNSFLINGRPFYFRGFGKHEDMDIKGKGFDHALILRDFYLMEWIGANSFRTSHYPYAEEVLDIADRQGIVVISEVPAVGMLSKAVPAMGELEDVFHQEKINDKTLEHHIRVTRDMIRRDKNHPCVVMWSLANEASTMEENAEPYFRKLVDETRKLDDRPLMIVNLMLIEPKKCRVSKLFDVIGLNTYFGWYSEMANLKAASARLEQFLEDWHRTLGKPLMITEYGVDTIQGLHRQPPVMYSEEYQVSFFQAYHQVFDRLGYLKGEHVWNFADFMTKEDLVRIDGNRKGVFTRQRQPKMSAYTLKERWTAPAEISQESDGHGGRR from the coding sequence GTGTTATATCCGAGAGAAACGCGCACTAGAGAGTGTAAGGATTTGTCAGGTATTTGGCACTTTCAGGCGGATCCTGATGGACACGGGCGATCATTTAAGTGGTTTTCCAAAGGACTACCTTGTCCAATTTTGATGCCTGTCCCATCCAGTTACAATGAGATCACTACCGACCCCCAGTTAAGAGATTATATTGGTGATGTTTGGTATGAAAGGTATTTCTATGTACCAAAGGACTGGTCTGATCGTCGTGTTATGTTACGTTTTGGGAGCGTGACACACAGTGGTACCGTATGGGTTAATGGGGAAGAGATTGTCAGGAATAAGGGCGGATTTTTACCATTTGAAGCCGATATAACTAATGTTGTCTATTACGGGCAATTAAATCATTTGGTTGTATGTGTCAACAATGAATTGTCTTGGGAAATGCTTCCTCCTGGAGAGGTCTCCTTTCATCAAGACGCAGACGGCGTTTCACGTAAGGATTTGCATCAGCAACATGATTTTTTCAATTACAGTGGAATTCATCGCCCGGTTTATCTGTATACCACACCAATGACCTATATTGAAGATGTGACGATAAAGACTTCTTTTGAAGGGCATACCGGTTTTGTAGATTATCAAGTTTGTATCTCTCAGCAGAACCCTTCTTTTTTGTCTGATTCGATAGTTAAGGTGTTTCTTTATGATGCATCCGGAAACAAAGTCGCTGAAGGTAAAGGAGAAATCGGGAAAATAAAGGTACAGGATGTACAACTGTGGAATCCGGGGGATGCTTATCTTTATCGGATGAGTGTTTGTTTATACGATGAACAACATGTAGAAGTTGACCATTATGAGTTAAATATTGGTATCAGGACGGTGAAGGTCGAAGGAAATTCGTTCTTAATCAATGGTCGTCCATTTTATTTTCGAGGTTTTGGCAAGCATGAAGATATGGACATTAAGGGGAAAGGGTTTGATCATGCATTAATCCTGAGGGATTTTTATCTCATGGAATGGATTGGAGCTAACTCATTCCGGACCTCTCATTATCCATATGCAGAAGAAGTGTTAGATATAGCCGATCGTCAAGGTATTGTAGTCATTAGTGAAGTGCCCGCGGTAGGTATGTTAAGCAAGGCAGTCCCTGCCATGGGTGAACTTGAAGATGTTTTCCACCAGGAGAAAATCAATGACAAAACGCTTGAGCATCATATACGTGTGACACGTGACATGATTCGGCGTGACAAGAATCATCCCTGTGTGGTAATGTGGTCGTTAGCGAATGAAGCATCCACAATGGAAGAAAATGCAGAACCTTATTTTCGAAAACTTGTGGATGAAACACGTAAGCTTGATGACCGCCCTCTGATGATCGTCAACCTGATGTTGATAGAACCTAAAAAGTGCCGTGTATCAAAGCTATTCGATGTCATTGGGTTAAATACGTATTTTGGTTGGTATTCAGAAATGGCCAATTTAAAAGCAGCTTCTGCCCGTTTGGAACAATTTCTAGAAGATTGGCACCGGACGTTGGGAAAACCATTGATGATTACGGAATATGGTGTTGATACTATACAAGGGCTTCACAGGCAGCCTCCTGTCATGTATTCTGAGGAATATCAAGTGTCTTTTTTTCAGGCGTATCATCAGGTGTTTGACCGTCTTGGATATCTTAAAGGAGAGCATGTCTGGAATTTTGCAGATTTCATGACAAAAGAAGATCTCGTGCGTATTGACGGGAATAGGAAAGGTGTTTTTACTCGCCAGCGCCAACCAAAAATGAGTGCCTATACGCTAAAGGAGCGCTGGACAGCACCTGCTGAAATCTCACAGGAGTCAGATGGCCATGGGGGTAGGAGATGA
- a CDS encoding TRAP transporter small permease, which translates to MDKLRVAMNKMLMITTSVLTVVLVLGALWQVFSRYVLNAPSTFTEELLRFVLIWVAMLGASYAFGTNQHLAIVFLRNKLKGRRQQVVRMINDLLVICFAAVILVKGGYDISISTMTQVSPILKIPMGYVYTILPISGVIIIIYQILNIKDWIGNIKKT; encoded by the coding sequence ATGGATAAACTCAGGGTTGCCATGAACAAAATGCTGATGATAACAACGTCTGTATTGACGGTTGTTCTTGTATTGGGAGCACTGTGGCAGGTTTTTAGTCGATATGTACTCAATGCCCCGAGTACGTTTACGGAAGAATTACTCCGCTTTGTATTGATATGGGTGGCAATGCTCGGTGCTAGCTATGCGTTTGGTACCAATCAGCATCTGGCCATTGTTTTTTTGAGAAATAAGCTAAAGGGAAGAAGGCAGCAGGTTGTTCGCATGATCAATGATTTGCTCGTCATATGTTTTGCCGCTGTAATCTTGGTCAAAGGAGGCTATGACATTTCCATTTCTACAATGACACAGGTTTCACCAATCTTAAAAATTCCAATGGGGTATGTTTACACAATATTGCCTATTTCTGGCGTGATTATTATCATATATCAGATTTTGAACATTAAGGACTGGATCGGCAATATCAAGAAAACTTAG